One window of Trifolium pratense cultivar HEN17-A07 linkage group LG5, ARS_RC_1.1, whole genome shotgun sequence genomic DNA carries:
- the LOC123887439 gene encoding uncharacterized protein LOC123887439 codes for MWMMPRAAAASLIGDHHDDSVPISQDDDVSVDDNKNDSATPQPPPKKPRVKEQPIDDDKNELEVGKLEVGNSSDPDAAARVAFQRWCRYIRPEGRPDGYSNDEEKERGFQNFKTYWLHKEDEHNCPLLNRRRLANLFYLADLSPEEFQSHPNYSYPASYCHISNELLDEFDEIASGHDDFFEHGVYD; via the exons ATGTGGATGATGCCTCGCGCCGCCGCCGCTTCTCTAATTGGAGACCACCATGATGATTCCGTTCCAATTTCACAAGATGATGATGTTTCTG TTGACGACAATAAGAATGATTCTGCTACTCCTCAACCACCGCCAAAGAAACCGAGAGTTAAAGAACAACCAA TTGACGACGATAAGAATGAATTGGAAGTTGGCAAATTGGAAGTTGGCAACAGTTCTGATCCAGATGCCGCGG CTAGAGTAGCTTTCCAACGCTGGTGCCGAtatattcgaccagaaggacgACCAGATGGATACAGTAACGATGAGGAGAAAGAAAGGGGTTTCCAAAATTTCAAGACATATTGGCTTCATAAGGAGGACGAGCATAACTGCCCCCTTTTGAATCGACGTCGTCTAGCTAATTTGTTCTACTTAGCTGATTTAAGCCCTGAAGAATTCCAGAGTCATCCAAACTATTCCTACCCAGCTTCTTATTGTCACATATCCAATGAACTACTCGATGAATTTGACGAAATCGCTAGTGGGCATGATGATTTTTTCGAACATGGCGTGTATGACTGA
- the LOC123886781 gene encoding receptor-like protein kinase 7 — protein MAARALHGFGGTSCVYQSWMQRANEISHNHMEIIWGSIIIYTNHGYYEQRKLVINIWELDVSVAIDTITSTQFIKDPETLCSKSGNFTLGFFSPENSTNRYVGIWWQPQFTVVSVLNRDQPLKDSSGVVKISDVGNNLVVLNGKKEVIWTSDVPNIATNSSSILLDSGNLDHVPNNREFVCSLILYITSNAREIPQEFGDFKNLTELALYDNKLTGFLPQKLGSWVGMAFIDVSDNSLSGPIPPDMCKNNRIDLIALLNNSFTGNIPENYANCTSLVRFQVSKNSLSGVVPKGIWGLPKLEIFDVARNKFEGSISSNIGKLNL, from the exons ATGgctgcccgtgcgttgcacgggttcggcgGAACATCATGTgtatatcaatcatggatgcaACGTGCCAATGAAATTAGTCATAATCATATGGAAATCATTTGGGGGAGCATCATTATATATACCAATCATGGATACTATGAGCAAAGGAAATTAGTCATAAACATATGGGAATTAG ATGTCAGTGTTGCCATAGACACTATTACATCAACTCAGTTTATCAAGGACCCTGAAACTCTATGCTCCAAGAGTGGTAACTTCACTTTAGGCTTCTTTAGCCCTGAAAATTCGACCAATCGCTATGTTGGAATTTGGTGGCAGCCACAGTTCACAGTTGTATCGGTGCTTAACAGAGACCAACCTCTCAAAGATTCTTCTGGTGTTGTTAAAATATCTGATGTTGGTAATAATCTTGTGGTACTCAATGGAAAGAAAGAGGTGATTTGGACATCAGATGTGCCAAATATCGCAACCAATTCAAGTTCCATACTTTTGGATTCAGGCAACCTTGATCATGTTCCAAATAACAGAGAATTTGTCTGTAGTCTTATTCTTTACATCACTTCAAATGCAA GAGAGATTCCACAAGAGTTTGGAGATTTTAAGAATCTCACAGAACTTGCTCTTTATGATAACAAACTCACTGGTTTTCTTCCTCAGAAACTTGGTTCTTGGGTTGGAATGGCATTCATAGATGTTTCAGATAATTCACTTTCTGGTCCTATACCACCTGATATGTGCAAGAACAACCGAATCGATCTTATAGCCTTGTTAAATAACAGTTTCACAGGAAATATACCAGAAAATTATGCAAATTGCACTTCTCTGGTTCGGTTTCAAGTAAGCAAGAATTCACTTTCTGGTGTTGTTCCTAAAGGTATATGGGGCCTACCAAAATTGGAAATTTTTGATGTTGCAAGGAACAAATTTGAAGGTTCTATTTCATCTAATATTGGAAAGCTAAATCTCTAG
- the LOC123886783 gene encoding F-box/FBD/LRR-repeat protein At1g13570-like: MEEAEDKLSNLPKFILHNILSRLISEEAARTSVLSKTWLDTWYTFPCLCFCDLDFINEIQPTEDIPRKSKDFIEYVKSRLLWFWDRRLAIKEFYFAIRDLRCMPNDLDLCLKLVGESVEILRICLSKYGSISQDENGQGRGECYVLPKGVIEVKSLTKLMLEGGIRVDQAFMNHSINKFLSLRELHLLHVLLEDKQAIERLISCCPLIEVIILMLLSGSMKCLSMHGLQKLNTVYVDGIKEVYIDEAASSLKSLYYCYDHRLNTPFKIDFIHLKYLKELLLCFNGTTIITEKWFLELLPKFPFLETLEIWHCILSDTINISSVQLKYLMVSDCSNLKEAKIDAPNLLSCGFEGFHRSKPIISFLNMSTQLQVRLRISIDDFDVFYVREVLQNIKPQNVFISLSLSIFHNYGVDGPKLELLDIPSPPPSIKHMDLYILSEFFYETLRRRKDDTKCWWRDARSTTNYGTMLESLPNFPAQSNITSRLHYLE, from the exons ATGGAAGAAGCGGAGGACAAATTGTCAAATCTACCAAAATTCATTCTTCATAACATACTATCAAGGCTAATATCGGAAGAAGCTGCTAGGACAAGTGTTTTGTCAAAGACTTGGTTAGATACATGGTATACTTTTCCCTGCTTATGTTTTTGCGATCTTGATTTCATAAATGAGATACAACCAACGGAAGATATACCTAGGAAGAGTAAGGACTTCATTGAATATGTAAAGAGCAGATTATTATGGTTTTGGGACCGAAGGTTGGCCATCAAAGAATTTTACTTTGCAATAAGAGATCTTCGCTGCATGCCAAATGATCTTGATCTTTGCTTGAAGTTGGTCGGTGAAAGTGTTGAAATTTTAAGAATTTGTTTGTCTAAATATGGTTCCATCAGCCAGGATGAGAATGGTCAGGGTCGGGGCGAATGTTATGTCTTACCGAAGGGTGTAATTGAAGTCAAATCACTTACCAAGTTGATGTTAGAAGGGGGTATTAGAGTCGATCAAGCATTCATGAATCATTcgattaataagtttttgtcGTTGAGAGAATTACATTTGTTGCATGTCCTTTTGGAAGATAAACAAGCAATTGAGCGTCTCATTTCTTGTTGTCCTTTGATTGAAGTTATAATTTTGATGCTTTTAAGTGGCAGTATGAAGTGTTTGAGCATGCATGGTCTACAAAAGCTAAACACAGTTTATGTTGATGGAATAAAAGAGGTTTATATCGATGAAGCTGCTTCGAGTCTTAAGAGTTTATATTATTGCTATGATCATCGTTTGAACACACCATTTAAGATTGATTTTATTCACCTCAAATATTTAAAAGAGTTGCTCTTGTGTTTTAATGGTACTACTATTATCACAGAAAAATGGTTTCTTGAACTATTACCAAAATTTCCATTTCTTGAGACGTTGGAGATATGGCATTGTATACTGTCAGATACGATTAATATTTCAAGTGTTCAACTTAAATATTTAATGGTATCGGATTGCTCTAACTTGAAGGAGGCCAAAATTGATGCTCCAAATCTATTGTCATGTGGATTTGAGGGTTTTCATCGCTCAAAACCTATTATATCTTTTTTAAACATGTCTACTCAACTACAAGTCCGTCTTAGGATCTCGATTGatgattttgatgttttttatgTGAGGGAAGTTCTCCAAAATATCAAACCTCAAAATGTTTTTATATCACTATCTCTCTCCATCTTTCATAATTATGGTGTG GATGGACCAAAACTAGAGTTGTTGGATATTCCATCCCCTCCACCAAGTATCAAGCATATGGACCTATACATTCTTTCAGAA TTTTTTTATGAAACGCTAAGGAGAAGAAAAGATGATACTAAGTGTTGGTGGCGTGACGCTAGATCTACAACAAATTATGGGACCATGTTAGAATCGTTGCCAAATTTTCCGGCTCAAAGTAATATTACCTCTAGACTACATTACCTCGAGTAA
- the LOC123886780 gene encoding protein FAR1-RELATED SEQUENCE 5-like: MAYLGDTSQILVDTTDVFTTHQKFATPDDVVKWARDVGDANKVSIIITRSDKKNGIRGRNDKLILGCDKGGKYDSSESSTISASKKCNCPFKIRAAPSTDGSGWKVQVIHGVHNHGLPDQYHGHPRKARLTADENKRVEDLTKRKVAPRHIVLDLKDQNPESVVDATLVYRKRHNMQIQERGSRTELQHLLQLLDDAKYVSWNRRKDDGSDVLSDIFWAHPDSIKLLNLFPIVLVMDCTYKTNKYRQPLLEIAGITSTNMTFAVGFAYMESEKTDNYHWALGSLL, from the exons ATGGCTTATCTCGGCGATACAAGTCAAATTTTAGTAGATACTACGGATGTTTTTACAACTCATCAAAAATTTGCTACCCCAGATGATGTTGTCAAATGGGCTCGagatgttggagatgccaatAAAGTCAGTATTATCATTACTCGGTCGGATAAAAAGAACGGAATAAGAGGAAGAAATGATAAGTTGATTTTGGGTTGTGACAAAGGTGGAAAGTATGACTCTTCAGAAAGTTCCACGATTTCTGCATCGAAAAAGTGTAActgtccatttaaaattagagCTGCACCTTCAACAGATGGTTCAGGATGGAAAGTTCAGGTTATTCATGGAGTTCACAACCACGGGCTACCCGACCAATATCATGGTCATCCTCGCAAGGCACGTTTAACCGCTGATGAAAACAAACGTGTTGAAGATTTGACAAAGCGTAAAGTAGCACCAAGACACATTGTTTTAGATTTGAAAGATCAAAATCCAGAGTCTGTTGTTGATGCCACACTTGTATATAGGAAAAGACACAACATGCAAATACAGGAAAGAGGCTCCAGAACAGAGCTGCAACACTTGCTGCAGTTGTTAGATGATGCAAAATATGTCAGCTGGAATAGAAGAAAAGATGATGGCTCCGATGTTTTGAGTGATATTTTTTGGGCGCATCCAGATTCAATCAAGTTGTTGAACTTGTTTCCCATTGTTTTGGTTATGGACTGCACgtacaaaactaataaatatagaCAGCCACTGCTTGAAATTGCTGGCATAACGTCAACTAACATGACATTTGCTGTTGGATTTGCTTACATGGAATCTGAGAAGACAGACAATTATCATTGGGCGTTAG GGAGTTTGCTTTGA